A window of Desulforegulaceae bacterium genomic DNA:
TATCAGTTGAAACAATATATGCACCTATGTGCTGAGTTATTCCACCTGCCTCGCCTTCTGCAACTCCTGTTTTTCTTATTACATCAAGAAGCGATGTTTTTCCGTGGTCAACGTGACCCATAACAGTTACAACTGGAGGGCGAGGGAGATTTTTATCTTTTTCCGAGGCATCATGATGGACATTTATAAGAGTTTCTTCCTCAAAAGATGCCTTTTCAACCTCAAATCCAAATTCTCCTGCAACCAACTCTGCTATTTCATAGTCAATTGTCTGGTTTACGGTAACCATTACATCAATGCTCATGAGCTTTGCAATCATCTCATTGGCTTTGATTCCCATTCGTTTAGCAAGTTCAGAAAGAACAATTGTTTCGTCAACTTTTACTCTTCTTTTAATTGCCTTTGGGACAGTGATCTGGGTTTTTTGGTGTACTGGTTTTTCTACTACTTGAACTCTCCGGCCTTTTTTGTTTTTCTTGTATTTTTTATTGAAAGCTGCTTCGTAGAGTTCATCACCTTCAACAACTTCTTTTTTCTTGGTTCTTCTTCTTTTTTTCTTGGGCTTTTTTGCTTCTTCACTGTTGTTTCTGCCTTTATTAAGCTTATCAGATCTTTCTTTTTCGTCGTCATCTCCAGAAATTATTTTAGGATCCAGTGCTTTAAATGCTTCTTCTGTATCCAGCACTATTTCAGTTTTTTTAGGCCTTTCTGATTTTTTTGAAGAAGATTTTTGTTTCTCAATCTGACTTTTACTTTTGTCTTCCTGATCTTTAACCTCTTGTGAAGGTTTTTCCAGAATAGGTTCGGGAACTTTCTCCGGTTCTTTTTTTACCGGTGGAGGGTCAGGTCTAAAAATAATTTTTGCCCCACCTTTATTTTTTTTCTTTTTACGTTGTGTTTTTGTGCCAGCTTGAGGTTCTTTTTTCTCTGGAGAAGGCACGTCTTTTTCTTTTGGTTTTTCAGCAGCTGATTTTTCAGGCATGGCTTTCTTTTCTATTTTATCATCGTCTTTTGCAACTGAATCATCCTCTGAAACGGGTTTTTCAGCGGGTTCTGTTTTTTCTTTGCTCAACTCAGCTGCATCGGAGTCAGGTACTTCTTTTTTTACTAATTCATCTGACTTATCAGCATTTTCTGCTTTTGCTTCATTTGAATCGTCCTGAATACTGTCAGCTTGGGTTGTTGTTTTATTTGCTCTTCGTCTTCTTATAACAGTGGGCTTAACTCGTTTTTCTTCAGATTCATTGGGCTTTCCGAGGATTCTGATTTTTATTTTTTCAATAGATTCGGAATCAAGGGAACTCATGTGGCTTTTGATTTCTATGTCACCCATCTTTCGTATTTTGTCAACAAGGGCCTTATTGGTCATATTCAATTCTTTTGCAAGTTCATATACTCTGATTCTCATCCATTCCCCCTTTTTACGCCCTGTATATCTGTTTCTCTAGAAAAACTAATAAAATATTTCTTAAAAAATATAAACAACTAAATATTAAAAAAATATTTGTACGGGCACTTATAAAACTAATCTTTTAAGCGGCTGCTGAACTTAAATTTTTTTAAATTTTAAACCAGATCAGAGTTTCAATCTTTTTGAAGATTTAATTTGTGTTTAAAATTAACTAAAAAAATTTAGTTTACGAACAACTACTATTATCATTATATGTTTAAAACTTAAGTTCTTAATTTCTAATTAAATTCTTAATATCAAAACCGTATTAATAAAACTAACTTTCTTCTATATCTTTTTCCGGTTTGTTTTCTTCCAGATCAATTTCTGCATCATCAATTTCTGCATCATCAATTTCTGCATCATCAGTTTTTACGTCATCAGTTTCTACGTCATCAGTTTCTACGTCGTCATTTTCTACGTCGTCATTTTCTACGTCGTCATTTTCTACGTCGTTAGTTTCTACGTCATCAGTTTCTACGTCATCAGTTTCTACGTCATCAGTTTCTGCATCATCAGTTTCGTCAACAAAATCTTCTGAAGTTGAGTCAGAATGCATTTTTGAGGCTGAATTTATTATTTTTTGAGCTTCTGTTTCATCTATTCCTTCAATCTGGGATAGTTCTGCAGCACTTATATCCTTAATTTCCTCTGGAGAACTATATCCTCCTGAATAAAGCTTTTCTGCAAGTTCAAGTCCTATCCCAGGAACTGCCATAAGAGAGTCGTAGCCTTGTTTCATTGCAAGAGAATAAGCAGCTTCACTTTTCACATCAAGGTGCCAGCCCGTGAGCCTTGCAGCCAACCTTACGTTTTGACCGCTTTTTCCAATAGCTATGGAAAGAAATTCGTCGGGAACTATAACTTCCATTGATTTATTGTCTTCGTCTATAATAACTCTTGCTATTTCTGCAGGTGCAAGAGCGTTGCAGACAAACCTTGCTGCATCAGGGCTCCATAGAACTATATCTATTTTTTCTCCACGAAGCTCCTGGACAACTGTCTGAACTCTGCTGCCTTTGACACCAACGCATGAACCTACTGGATCAACATTGGATTCTGAGGATAGCACTGCTATTTTGGCCCTTACTCCGGGCTCTCTTGCTGCACAATCAATTTTTACAACTCCCTCGCTGATTTCAGGAACCTCGGTTTTGAAAAGGTTTATAAGGAAATCCGGATGGGTTCTTGTAAGAATAATCTGGGGACCTCTGCTTTCATGAAGAACCTTCATTATATTGGCTCTTATCCTGTCGCCCCTTCTATATGTTTCGTTTTTTATCTGCTCCCTTGCAGGAAGAACAGCTTCTGCCTGGCCAAGGTTGACAATTATATCATCTCTGTCAAATCTTTGAACAATCCCGTTTATTATTTCGCCTTCCCGATCTATGAAGCTGTCATAAACTGCATTTCTTTCAGCGTCTCTAAGCTTTTGGATTATCACTTGTTTTGCAGACTGGGCAGCTATCCTGCCAAAGCTTGTTGTATCAAGTTTTATTCCAAGACTATCACCTATTTCACATTCAGGATCGAGTTTACGGCCTTCTTTAAGTGATATCTCAAGTTCGGGATTTTCAATTTCACCGGCAACAATATCTTTAAATTGAAAAACTTCTGTGTCCCCTGTTCTTTCATTATAAGCAACTTCTATATCAACATCAGGACCCAGTGTTTTTTTTGCGGCTGAAATAAGCGCCTCTTCAAGCGCATTGATAAGAACTCCCTGGGGAATATTCTTGTCTCTTCCAATTTGTTCAATTACTCTTTTTATATCACTGAAGACCATTCGTATATTCTCCAAAATTATATTTCAGGGTTAAGCCTGGCTGATTTGATTTTGTCAAAGGGGATTGAGACTTCTTCATTTTCAAGCTCAATTTTTGTAAAGTTTTCATCAGAATCTTTAAGGATACCTTTAAAGTTTTTTCTGTTAGAATCAGAGCTTAGAGGCTCGAAAAGTTTGATGTTTACTTTTTTACCCTTGAATCTTAAAAAGTCCTCTGGTTTTACAAGAGGTCTGTCCAGGCCAGGTGATGAAACCTCAAGGCTATATTTACCAGGAATGTCAAGTTTTACGTCAAACAAATTACTTAGCTCACGGCTTATTTTTGCACAATCATCAATTGTAACGCCGCCATCTTTATCTATGTACAGCCTTAAAATTTTCATTCCGGAAATTACGGCAAATTCTGAATGAACAAATTCTATTCCTTCTGATTCGCAAACAGGAATGGCCAGCTCAGAAATTGTTTTTATGAGGTTTGGTCTTTCTTTTGATGAGGTTATGCCCATCTTTAACTCCAATAACTTGTTGTTCCATAAAAAAATAAAACGGGTTTAAGACCCGTTTTATGAAGGAGGCATCATTAAAACTACTACAATTAAACTGTCCTTATATTCTTTTTCACCTATAAAGTCAAGAGATTAATCCTGTCCGGGAAATCTGATTTCAAAATTATTCAAAAGAGCTGAAGTAACTTTGTCATGTACTTTATTAACCCGCTTATCTTTTAGGGTTTCTTTCAATGATCTATAGGTAATTCTAAAGGACAGGCTTTTTTCATTTTCATTTACAGCTTTGCCCTGATAAACGTCAAAAAGAGTTATGTTTTCAATTATTTCTTCATTGAGTTCTTTTATAAGATTTATTATATTTCCTGCTTCAGTTGCCTTTGGAATTATAATTGTAATATCTCTTGTCATAGCAGGAAATTTTGGAACTTCTCTGAAAAGGGCTGAATCTTTTTTATTTTTCAATACAGAATCAAGGGTAGTGTAAAAAATAAAAGTTTTTTGGTCTATGCCAAAGTTTTTAAGAGTCTTTGGTGAAACTTCAAAAATTCTTCCTGAGATTTTTTCGTTTATAACTATATCTGCACAGCCCCCTTTTTTAGCGTAAGGAGGTAGAGATTTTGATTTCTGAAAGTCTGGTTCAATTTTAAATTCTCCATAAAAGGCTTCAGCAACTCCTTTTATGTCAAAAAAATCAGCTTCAGGGCTTTTATCATCCCAAAGAAAGTTTCTCCTGTTTCCTGTGATTGCAGCTATTATATATTCTTTTTGAACTGATTGATTTATCTGCTCAAGATCAGGGAAGAAAGTATTTCCGGTTTCAAAAATTTTAAGATTTAATATCTGCCTTGACAGGTTGGAAGATATAGTTTCAAGAATTCCTGGAACAAGATCTGTTCTCATCAAAGACTGATCTTCTGAAAGCGGGTTTAAAATTTTTACAGGATCTTTATAAAATTCACCTGTGAGCCCTGATTTTTCAAGAAGATTATTCCCTATGAAACTGTAGTTTATTATTTCATTAAACCCCAACCCCTTCATTATTTCCTTGATTTCCAGCCTGGGCCCATAATCACTTTTGTCCTCTTTTTCAAAGAAAGGATTCTTTGGAAAGGTTGTGGGGATGTTATTATATCCATATCTTCTTGCAACTTCTTCACTTAAATCTTCAGGTCTTTCAATATCAACTCTGTAAGAAGGGATATTTACAATGAAAATTTCTGGGTTCTCAGTTTTTTCAAGTGTAAATCCCACAGATTCAAGATGGGAAGCTGATTCTTCAGGCGAAAGTTTTATACCAAGTCTTTGGTTGCAGTTTGGTGTTGAGAACTTAATCTGCTTTTTATCAAAAGGTTTTATCTGGGTATCAATATAACCATTAATTGTTTTTCCATTTCCAAGCTCTTCTATAAGCTCGGCAGCTCTGTTTAAAGCTTTTTCAACCTGGTCTGGGTCAACACCTCTTTCAAATCTATGGCTGGAGTCAGTTGATAGCCCAAGTTTTTTTGCTGATTTTCTTACTGAAGGGGGAAAAAAATATGCACTTTCAAGTAAAATCCTGGAAGTTTTTTCTGATACTTCTGAATTTTCTCCTCCCATAATTCCTGCTGCGGCAATTTTTTTGTCATTGTCGCAAATCATTAGGATTTCTGAGTCAAGGGTTCTTTCTTTTCCATCTAGTGTTGTAAATTTTTCATTTTCATTTCCACGCTGAACTATGATTTTAGAACCTTTAATTTCATCATAATCAAAAGCATGGAGCGGTTGTCCTGTTTCAAGCATAATATAATTTGTAATATCAACAATATTATTTATTGGCCTTATTCCTGAATATAAAAGAATGGTTTGAAGCCAGAAAGGGGAGGGGGATATTTTGACATCTTCAATATATCTTGCACAGTATTTTGGGCAAAGTTCATGATCTTTTACCTCCACTAAGACTTTTTCTAAAATCTCGCCTTTGTTTCTTTCATCTTTATATTTGTTTGCCAAAGGAATTGAAAGTTTTGTTCCTTCTATTGCCGCAACTTCCCTTGCTATACCAATGAGGCTTAAGCAATCTGCCCTGTTTGGAGTAAGATCAACTTCAAAAACAGCTCCGTCAAGTTCCATTGCTTCAATGAATGAGGTTCCAGGGATTAAGTCTGATGGAAGGTCCATTATCCCTGAACTGTCTTCTGTTAATTCAAGTTCTTTTGCACTGCAAAGCATTCCCATTGAGACTTCGCCCCTGATCTTGCTTTTTTTGAGCTTAATTCCTCCGGGAAGCTCTGTGCCGGGAAGGGCAACAGGACCAATCATGTTTTCATAGATATTTGGAGCCCCGCAGACAATTTGGAGGTTTTCATCTCCTCCTGTATTTACCATACAGACTCTTAGTTTGTCAGCATTAGGGTGAGCAATTATTTTTTCAATTTTTCCTATAATTATATCTTTAAGATAGCCATAGGGATAATCTATTGATTCAACTTCAAGACCTGTCATTGTAAGAGCTTCTGCAAGTTCTTCAGGTGAAGATTTGAAGTTTGTAAATTTTTTGAGCCATTTTAAACTTATTTTCATTTCTAGAACTGCTCCAGAAAACGGTAGTCATTTTCATAAAATTTTCTTAAATCATTAATTCCGTATTTCAGCATGGCAAGTCTTTCAACTCCCATTCCGAATGCAAACCCGGAATATGCCTCAGTGTCATATCCAACGTTTTCAAATACTGCGGGATGAACCATTCCTGAACCTAAAACTTCAAGCCAGCCTGTGTTTGAGCATACTCTGCATCCCTTGCCTCTGCACATTACACATTTGATATCAACTTCTGCACTGGGTTCAGTGAAAGGGAAAAAGCTGGGCCTGAAACGAAGGGAAGTTTCCTTGTCAAAAAGATTGTGGATAAAAGATTCTAAAATACCTTTTAAGTCTCCGAAGCTGATATTTTTATCAACGAGAAGCCCTTCAATCTGATGAAACATTGGAGTGTGAGTCAGATCCGAATCGCATCTATAAACCTTTCCAGGAGCAATTATGCTTATGGGAGGTTCGTTTTTTTCCATATATCGTACTTGAATTGGAGAGGTATGGGTTCTGAGCACCACATTGTTGGAAA
This region includes:
- the pheT gene encoding phenylalanine--tRNA ligase subunit beta; protein product: MKISLKWLKKFTNFKSSPEELAEALTMTGLEVESIDYPYGYLKDIIIGKIEKIIAHPNADKLRVCMVNTGGDENLQIVCGAPNIYENMIGPVALPGTELPGGIKLKKSKIRGEVSMGMLCSAKELELTEDSSGIMDLPSDLIPGTSFIEAMELDGAVFEVDLTPNRADCLSLIGIAREVAAIEGTKLSIPLANKYKDERNKGEILEKVLVEVKDHELCPKYCARYIEDVKISPSPFWLQTILLYSGIRPINNIVDITNYIMLETGQPLHAFDYDEIKGSKIIVQRGNENEKFTTLDGKERTLDSEILMICDNDKKIAAAGIMGGENSEVSEKTSRILLESAYFFPPSVRKSAKKLGLSTDSSHRFERGVDPDQVEKALNRAAELIEELGNGKTINGYIDTQIKPFDKKQIKFSTPNCNQRLGIKLSPEESASHLESVGFTLEKTENPEIFIVNIPSYRVDIERPEDLSEEVARRYGYNNIPTTFPKNPFFEKEDKSDYGPRLEIKEIMKGLGFNEIINYSFIGNNLLEKSGLTGEFYKDPVKILNPLSEDQSLMRTDLVPGILETISSNLSRQILNLKIFETGNTFFPDLEQINQSVQKEYIIAAITGNRRNFLWDDKSPEADFFDIKGVAEAFYGEFKIEPDFQKSKSLPPYAKKGGCADIVINEKISGRIFEVSPKTLKNFGIDQKTFIFYTTLDSVLKNKKDSALFREVPKFPAMTRDITIIIPKATEAGNIINLIKELNEEIIENITLFDVYQGKAVNENEKSLSFRITYRSLKETLKDKRVNKVHDKVTSALLNNFEIRFPGQD
- the rimP gene encoding ribosome maturation factor RimP, which codes for MGITSSKERPNLIKTISELAIPVCESEGIEFVHSEFAVISGMKILRLYIDKDGGVTIDDCAKISRELSNLFDVKLDIPGKYSLEVSSPGLDRPLVKPEDFLRFKGKKVNIKLFEPLSSDSNRKNFKGILKDSDENFTKIELENEEVSIPFDKIKSARLNPEI
- the nusA gene encoding transcription termination factor NusA codes for the protein MVFSDIKRVIEQIGRDKNIPQGVLINALEEALISAAKKTLGPDVDIEVAYNERTGDTEVFQFKDIVAGEIENPELEISLKEGRKLDPECEIGDSLGIKLDTTSFGRIAAQSAKQVIIQKLRDAERNAVYDSFIDREGEIINGIVQRFDRDDIIVNLGQAEAVLPAREQIKNETYRRGDRIRANIMKVLHESRGPQIILTRTHPDFLINLFKTEVPEISEGVVKIDCAAREPGVRAKIAVLSSESNVDPVGSCVGVKGSRVQTVVQELRGEKIDIVLWSPDAARFVCNALAPAEIARVIIDEDNKSMEVIVPDEFLSIAIGKSGQNVRLAARLTGWHLDVKSEAAYSLAMKQGYDSLMAVPGIGLELAEKLYSGGYSSPEEIKDISAAELSQIEGIDETEAQKIINSASKMHSDSTSEDFVDETDDAETDDVETDDVETDDVETNDVENDDVENDDVENDDVETDDVETDDVKTDDAEIDDAEIDDAEIDLEENKPEKDIEES
- the infB gene encoding translation initiation factor IF-2 translates to MRIRVYELAKELNMTNKALVDKIRKMGDIEIKSHMSSLDSESIEKIKIRILGKPNESEEKRVKPTVIRRRRANKTTTQADSIQDDSNEAKAENADKSDELVKKEVPDSDAAELSKEKTEPAEKPVSEDDSVAKDDDKIEKKAMPEKSAAEKPKEKDVPSPEKKEPQAGTKTQRKKKKNKGGAKIIFRPDPPPVKKEPEKVPEPILEKPSQEVKDQEDKSKSQIEKQKSSSKKSERPKKTEIVLDTEEAFKALDPKIISGDDDEKERSDKLNKGRNNSEEAKKPKKKRRRTKKKEVVEGDELYEAAFNKKYKKNKKGRRVQVVEKPVHQKTQITVPKAIKRRVKVDETIVLSELAKRMGIKANEMIAKLMSIDVMVTVNQTIDYEIAELVAGEFGFEVEKASFEEETLINVHHDASEKDKNLPRPPVVTVMGHVDHGKTSLLDVIRKTGVAEGEAGGITQHIGAYIVSTDNGEIAFLDTPGHEAFTAMRARGAKVTDIVILVVAADDGVMPQTIEAINHAKAADVPIVVAINKIDKPSADPDVVKRELSEHGILSEDWGGDSIFVNVSAKQKIGIEELLEMVLLQAEILDLKADPDKFAKGHVIEARLDTGRGPAASVLVQEGTLKQGDAVVCGTHYGKIRALFNDQGDKIESAGPSIPVEILGLSGVPEAGDELLALKDEKDAKQVGEHRAAKQRAKELAKSSRMSLEGLFEKIEHRAVKDLNLIIKADVQGSIEALRESLIKLSTDEVKIKVVHSATGTVSESDVSLATVSDAIILGFNVRPAPKVRELAEEENIDMKFYNVIYDAIKDIENAMLGLMDSTYKEVTLGTADVRAVFSVPKIGKVAGCLVTNGKMKRGKNTRVLRDGIIIFDGQMSSLKRYKDDAKEVNEGYECGIGIDRFNDIKEGDTIECYMIEEIKPTKLG
- the pheS gene encoding phenylalanine--tRNA ligase subunit alpha; this translates as MAPESIDEIEEQALKAIKKAETEEQLQGIKTEYLGRKGKVTLFLRNISSLSPEERPVAGKKTNLLKNKLEKEINSKLEMIEEKLSEQSADIDVTLPGRKPKTGTLHPITKIQKEICSIFFKLGFQIAEGPEIEADWYNFEALNLPKHHPARDMQDTFYISNNVVLRTHTSPIQVRYMEKNEPPISIIAPGKVYRCDSDLTHTPMFHQIEGLLVDKNISFGDLKGILESFIHNLFDKETSLRFRPSFFPFTEPSAEVDIKCVMCRGKGCRVCSNTGWLEVLGSGMVHPAVFENVGYDTEAYSGFAFGMGVERLAMLKYGINDLRKFYENDYRFLEQF